From the genome of Papaver somniferum cultivar HN1 chromosome 2, ASM357369v1, whole genome shotgun sequence, one region includes:
- the LOC113351947 gene encoding protein THYLAKOID ASSEMBLY 8, chloroplastic-like has product MQAVQALKRAKGDELKINEIISKNLSRLIKNDLLASLSELLRQGHCELAMKVFVEVKSDLYVKTNVSLYADIVSALSKYGMMQEIDSVISELEFEVLMGDDRGLSRLIKGLISAGRKESVVRVYRLMKEGEWGSGVSVDEYVVRILSKGLRRLGENDVADEVDAQFGVSIDGVLEKLSSV; this is encoded by the coding sequence ATGCAAGCAGTTCAAGCACTTAAAAGGGCAAAAGGAGATGAACTCAAAATCAATGAAATCATTTCAAAAAATCTCTCTCGTTTAATCAAAAATGATTTATTAGCTTCGCTAAGTGAATTGCTTAGACAAGGTCACTGTGAGCTAGCTATGAAAGTGTTTGTTGAAGTGAAATCAGATTTGTATGTGAAGACTAATGTTTCTCTTTATGCTGATATTGTATCAGCTTTGAGTAAGTATGGAATGATGCAAGAGattgatagtgttatttctgagTTGGAGTTTGAAGTTTTGATGGGTGATGATAGAGGACTTTCTAGATTGATTAAGGGTTTGATTTCTGCTGGTAGGAAGGAATCTGTTGTTAGGGTTTATAGGTTGATGAAAGAGGGGGAGTGGGGATCTGGTGTAAGTGTTGATGAATATGTTGTTAGGATTTTGAGTAAAGGGCTCAGAAGATTGGGTGAAAATGATGTTGCTGATGAAGTTGATGCACAGTTTGGGGTTTCTATTGATGGGGTATTGGAGAAATTGAGTAGTGTTTaa
- the LOC113349110 gene encoding NADPH:adrenodoxin oxidoreductase, mitochondrial-like isoform X2 yields the protein MYNVVVLAYGAESDRDLGVPGEGLAGIHSAREFVWWYNGHPDFSQLKPNLKSAETAVVLGQGNVALDVARILLRPTAELATTDIANHALASLQESSIRKVYLVGRRRPAQAACTAKELRELLGIKDLYVNIQEGDLIKSPTDEEELKNSHIQRRVHELLSKAAISQPHPVPGQRELHFLFFRRPDEFLSSHAGNDQVAGVNFEKTVLKENGESGKQSAVGTGQFEEVECGMVLKSIGYKSVPVDGLPFDQRKGIFPNFRGRVLSNASVLDKGLYVVGWLKRGPTGIIGTNLYCAIETVDSIYEDLEQGVLTTPTTPKPGREGLLQLLDSKNVKFVPLSGWEKIDMKEKHEGSQKGKPREKITTWNELLEVAHA from the exons ATGTATAATGTG GTGGTGCTTGCATATGGTGCCGAAAGTGATAGAGATCTGGGTGTTCCTGGAGAA GGTTTGGCTGGGATACACTCAGCTAGAGAGTTTGTATGGTGGTATAATGGGCATCCGGACTTCAGCCAGTTAAAGCCTAACTTGAAGAGTGCTGAGACAGCAGTAGTTCTTGGTCAG GGTAATGTTGCTCTTGATGTTGCGCGTATACTTCTAAGGCCAACAGCCGAATTAGCAACAACTGATATTGCAAACCATGCACTAGCCTCTCTGCAGGAAAGCTCTATAAG AAAAGTGTATTTGGTTGGGAGACGTAGACCAGCACAAGCAGCTTGTACTGCAAAAGAATTGCGTGAACTTCTTG GCATTAAAGATCTGTATGTTAACATTCAAGAAGGCGATCTTATTAAATCACCAACTGACGAG GAAGAACTGAAGAACAGCCATATTCAAAGACGAGTTCACGAGTTGCTCTCCAAAGCTGCAATTTCTCAACCTCATCCTGTTCCAGGGCAGAGAGAACTCCATTTTCTGTTTTTCCGAAGACCAGATGAGTTCTTGAGTTCTCATGCTGGAAATGATCAAGTCGCCGGTGTAAATTTTGAGAAAACAGTTCTTAAAG AAAATGGTGAATCTGGTAAACAGTCTGCTGTGGGTACTGGCCAATTTGAAGAAGTAGAATGCGG GATGGTGCTGAAAAGTATTGGCTATAAGTCCGTGCCTGTTGATGGTTTGCCATTTGATCAACGTAAAG GTATCTTTCCTAACTTTAGAGGCCGAGTTCTAAGCAATGCATCAGTTCTTGATAAAGGGTTGTACGTTGTGGGTTGGTTGAAAAGAGGACCCACTGGGATAATTGGAACAAACCTCTACTGTGCCATAGAAACA GTTGACAGCATATACGAAGACTTGGAACAAGGAGTTTTGACAACACCAACCACGCCAAAGCCTGGCAGAGAAGGGCTTCTTCAGTTACTTGAcagcaaaaatgttaagtttgtgCCACTTAGTGGCTGGGAGaagatcgatatgaaagagaagcATGAAGGCAGTCAGAAAGGAAAACCAAGAGAAAAGATCACCACATGGAACGAACTATTAGAAGTTGCCCATGCCTAA
- the LOC113349112 gene encoding probable beta-1,4-xylosyltransferase IRX9H, translated as MASTIRRTLSPVPQARATNGEAHSVPSPLSKSSNTTQNHIPSVGLLTKILGLMESNPILYRLQAVLLGIFTQRSSRSLERSKSKVSFWRRAFFKFFIFFSIGIFFGFMPLFSNFSENIMSKNQTFLFDAIPVAGNVNQHDGTFKSRKQGLGNFLPKENSSLEILADKRDMIDEISGVNSSTKLTIEDSDSVYRKLLIIVTSTYARPFQAYYLNRLGQTLKLVQAPLLWIVVEMPSQSPETADILRKTRVMYRHLVCNENETTTRNRGLHQKNVALSHIETHHLDGIVYFADDNNVYTLELFEQMRKISRFGTWPVAMLTNSKSKATVVAPVCNASQITGWHTTDRNRRLRRFHSPISGLAFNSTILWDPKRWRRPMLEPIRQLHKVKEVIQVSTFIEQLVEDESQMEGFPDDCSRILVWHLPLEASLSMYPSQWLIKNNLDVISPLT; from the exons ATGGCGTCTACTATTAGAAGAACGTTGTCGCCGGTGCCACAAGCTAGGGCAACTAATGGGGAGGCTCATTCAGTGCCTTCTCCCTTGTCCAAGTCTTCTAATACTACTCAGAACCACATTCCATCAGTAGGATTATTGACTAAAATTTTGGGTTTGATGGAGTCTAATCCAATTTTGTATAGACTTCAAgctgttcttcttggtattttcACACAGAGATCATCCAGGTCTTTGGAGAGGTCAAAATCCAAGGTGTCGTTCTGGAGAagagcatttttcaaatttttcattttcttttcaattggtattttcTTTGGTTTCATGCCCCTTTTCTCCAACTTTTCCGAAAATATTATGTCGAAGAATCAAACGTTCTTATTCGATGCCATCCCAGTGGCTGGAAATGTTAATCAGCACGATGGTACCTTCAAAAGCAGGAAACAAGGATTAGGGAATTTTTTACCGAAGGAAAACTCTAGCCTAGAGATATTAGCAGATAAGCGGGAtatgatagatgaaatttctggTGTTAACTCCTCTACTAAACTGACTATTGAGGATTCAGATTCTGTGTACCGGAAGCTTTTGATAATTGTTACTTCTACATATGCTCGACCATTTCAAGCCTACTATCTGAATCGTTTGGGTCAGACACTTAAGCTGGTGCAAGCACCACTGTTGTGGATAGTGGTGGAGATGCCGTCACAGTCGCCAGAAACAGCTGATATCTTAAGGAAAACTAGGGTTATGTATAGACATCTTGTGTGCAATGAGAATGAAACCACTACAAGGAACAGAGGTCTTCACCAAAAAAATGTGGCTTTGTCGCACATTGAAACGCATCATCTTGATGGAATCGTGTACTTCGCAGACGACAATAATGTGTATACTCTCGAGCTTTTTGAGCAAATGAGGAAGATCAG TCGTTTCGGCACATGGCCGGTTGCCATGTTAACAAATAGCAAGAGTAAAGCCACGGTGGTAGCTCCTGTTTGCAATGCAAGCCAAATAACCGGATGGCACACAACTGATAGGAACCGAAGACTTCGGAGATTCCATTCTCCTATCTCGGGGCTTGCCTTTAATAGTACAATATTGTGGGACCCCAAGAGATGGCGTCGCCCAATGCTGGAACCTATTAGGCAGCTTCACAAAGTCAAAGAAGTCATACAG GtgagcacatttattgagcaattagttgaagatgaatcccaAATGGAAGGTTTTCCGGATGATTGCTCGAGAATTCTGGTTTGGCATCTCCCTCTAGAAGCTTCTTTGTCCATGTACCCCAGTCAATGGTTGATTAAGAACAATCTGGATGTTATTTCACCACTTACCTGA
- the LOC113349110 gene encoding NADPH:adrenodoxin oxidoreductase, mitochondrial-like isoform X1: MLRFFPACQAGAKKMAIFRGRTLFLRKFSSLSSHPLRVCIVGSGPAGFYTAERLLKAHQKAEVDIIDRLPTPFGLVRSGVAPDHQETKVVINQFSRVGLNERCSFFGNVNLGSSVSLSELREMYNVVVLAYGAESDRDLGVPGEGLAGIHSAREFVWWYNGHPDFSQLKPNLKSAETAVVLGQGNVALDVARILLRPTAELATTDIANHALASLQESSIRKVYLVGRRRPAQAACTAKELRELLGIKDLYVNIQEGDLIKSPTDEEELKNSHIQRRVHELLSKAAISQPHPVPGQRELHFLFFRRPDEFLSSHAGNDQVAGVNFEKTVLKENGESGKQSAVGTGQFEEVECGMVLKSIGYKSVPVDGLPFDQRKGIFPNFRGRVLSNASVLDKGLYVVGWLKRGPTGIIGTNLYCAIETVDSIYEDLEQGVLTTPTTPKPGREGLLQLLDSKNVKFVPLSGWEKIDMKEKHEGSQKGKPREKITTWNELLEVAHA; encoded by the exons ATGCTGCGATTTTTTCCTGCATGCCAAGCAGGGGCAAAGAAAATGGCAATTTTTCGTGGAAGGACATTGTTTTTGAGAAAATTTTCATCTCTCTCGTCTCATCCTTTACGTGTTTGTATAGTTGGTAGTGGCCCTGCTGGTTTCTATACTGCTGAGAGG TTACTGAAAGCACATCAAAAGGCAGAAGTTGATATTATTGATCGATTACCAACGCCTTTTGGATTAGTTCGCTCTGGAGTAGCACCTGATCATCAAGAAACCAAG GTTGTGATCAATCAGTTTTCACGTGTTGGATTGAATGAAAGGTGCTCATTTTTTGGAAACGTAAATCTCGGGTCTTCGGTTTCTCTCTCTGAACTTCGCGAGATGTATAATGTG GTGGTGCTTGCATATGGTGCCGAAAGTGATAGAGATCTGGGTGTTCCTGGAGAA GGTTTGGCTGGGATACACTCAGCTAGAGAGTTTGTATGGTGGTATAATGGGCATCCGGACTTCAGCCAGTTAAAGCCTAACTTGAAGAGTGCTGAGACAGCAGTAGTTCTTGGTCAG GGTAATGTTGCTCTTGATGTTGCGCGTATACTTCTAAGGCCAACAGCCGAATTAGCAACAACTGATATTGCAAACCATGCACTAGCCTCTCTGCAGGAAAGCTCTATAAG AAAAGTGTATTTGGTTGGGAGACGTAGACCAGCACAAGCAGCTTGTACTGCAAAAGAATTGCGTGAACTTCTTG GCATTAAAGATCTGTATGTTAACATTCAAGAAGGCGATCTTATTAAATCACCAACTGACGAG GAAGAACTGAAGAACAGCCATATTCAAAGACGAGTTCACGAGTTGCTCTCCAAAGCTGCAATTTCTCAACCTCATCCTGTTCCAGGGCAGAGAGAACTCCATTTTCTGTTTTTCCGAAGACCAGATGAGTTCTTGAGTTCTCATGCTGGAAATGATCAAGTCGCCGGTGTAAATTTTGAGAAAACAGTTCTTAAAG AAAATGGTGAATCTGGTAAACAGTCTGCTGTGGGTACTGGCCAATTTGAAGAAGTAGAATGCGG GATGGTGCTGAAAAGTATTGGCTATAAGTCCGTGCCTGTTGATGGTTTGCCATTTGATCAACGTAAAG GTATCTTTCCTAACTTTAGAGGCCGAGTTCTAAGCAATGCATCAGTTCTTGATAAAGGGTTGTACGTTGTGGGTTGGTTGAAAAGAGGACCCACTGGGATAATTGGAACAAACCTCTACTGTGCCATAGAAACA GTTGACAGCATATACGAAGACTTGGAACAAGGAGTTTTGACAACACCAACCACGCCAAAGCCTGGCAGAGAAGGGCTTCTTCAGTTACTTGAcagcaaaaatgttaagtttgtgCCACTTAGTGGCTGGGAGaagatcgatatgaaagagaagcATGAAGGCAGTCAGAAAGGAAAACCAAGAGAAAAGATCACCACATGGAACGAACTATTAGAAGTTGCCCATGCCTAA